A genomic region of Miscanthus floridulus cultivar M001 chromosome 3, ASM1932011v1, whole genome shotgun sequence contains the following coding sequences:
- the LOC136542054 gene encoding uncharacterized protein isoform X1, whose translation MEHLFMQAFESRDRVAAQVQQHADSYSRILACNLLAAGHQAPEWLIPSATLPQELNGKPIVLTGRQITTPAINRTVFLPLAVPSTLSTKSGDPNGYDAYQGTSCTALGTTNQHEEQQQEQASLTQELTESCTAAKLFSRIQRSRSRQKHIEDRLHGGDRAAKSGSCDGMQDGMHKSNLKTVGSNRAAASSSSVLCDDVPNRAETTSGSGQGGGFCAIQGKSTDFLKCDNNPEDQGVKLDGFPPLIVENKIICSDSDVGVSNNCSVRDSPGVPLLDFSKPNTADSVCHQIPETHLLVEPKILQFDVAESVCMNPSSEQTGQQQESGLKSDHLDLAFTNMSSEDPSSTSSQGPHSMGRLLLNHVRSGHLNHDSASVEQHHKYTSECGHPDLSMPSPNKKPSPTCSAEVLNSTGEPLLHKNIEHIPETNSLGRAYPKVSQPLKIDTLKSNETNCSVVNSLLDNDTMQVVEDTDKPKSHVSPPYSGPLQLPTQLADARFGAHTSPGISPNSLLGADGCNHLSNLQKDDTNSRCSQGRSAELLPPHNFISIYACQSRYLSYRTQSNDKHSNGAAAVNASKSADSELSQEQYLLVRPSLEFNGSISDVETSLGHPPLGMQNEILQADPVSDSINCSSGKLGDDVHVSKACGGSADNRKNESVVPKVSPISSSRTRDKQVTENNAVASSGKNNGKLGQGKEQETPDAKDDVQVIADSCTAENIEKMKSPCTLESCDKNNKHKEDRGHAQKKSAADGFQINGGMPSKRKRIKRQDTVLPNSQDTNPLSPNHQDGIDTHVVTAEKISVETQPSGRYFLRNSGFDHFMFLKSETKNDAVNHSMSVASDVQQNENSSPKLRDRFSLSEVALCNSSSAKALSPNFSNGISSRNVVEEMDLQNYQAQLENIFDVAASSPLASSSMELCSQGENTYLQGERLSVANSNVEHPRMAPQMDEILSESVTLNPANYFSTDSTNIFLSYALDQHGKQASAPVALFHEELSYGSGVEVDKKFRSEDLTGHLLSDDTTPRQKDDDSVEFNDAMPQFESFDFSLPLDSSTTEESTFGSVHDSRQFGTFNSDTSNKYKMSTVSGMRQLLATMSGKAANCLFNDDGRQHSVSIDGRITDIFGSSGLGHKGSFITSDVVASCSSNTANKQDNGENPLTPYAEKYCVGKLSEKNRSVSEHMGSIPELLCFRIDEDSDIAEENDYREILPGSVGNQGQSGRKALQDITGLCQSIGDPASYSIGMIMDTGDTDMTVETCSSELNHDPDLRNDGDNKKPKESCASLLKKGGKMSHSLHNRLSKRETRQSEANPGKRSKPSNIVANVASFIPLVKPKVQPACVKKDVRVKALEAAEAAKRLEEKKRNEREMRKATAKLEREKLKQEKELKQKQEEEQKKKRGADVATRKRQRDEEERREKERKKKCIEEARKQQTRPMERKHANNDKEAHPEAHDNKERQKNLAEAVKVPVKVDEMTGLGGKATNSHNEMVVITDERPKIFGSHCQENIPNSIEESYIMTPYKDSDDEDDDFEHKEESRRRRKLVPSWARGENLENILLSNYVLDVRKIFARKCSSDLSETCPVHIPQRGFR comes from the exons ATGGAGCACCTGTTCATGCAGGCCTTCGAGAGCAGGGACCGGGTGGCCGCGCAGGTGCAGCAGCACGCCGACTCCTACTCCAGGATCCTCGCCTGCAACCTCCTCGCCGCCGGTCACCAGGCCCCGGAATGGCTCATCCCTTCCGCCACCCTGCCCCAAG AGTTGAATGGCAAACCAATTGTTCTGACTGGAAGACAGATTACAACACCAGCCATCAATAGGACTGTCTTTCTGCCTCTAGCTGTTCCTAGCACTTTGTCCACAAAGTCGGGGGATCCAAATGGATATGATGCCTACCAAGGCACTAGTTGCACTGCTCTGGGTACTACTAACCAACATGAAGAGCAGCAGCAAGAGCAGGCTTCGCTTACCCAGGAGCTTACTGAGTCTTGCACTGCAGCCAAATTGTTTTCAAGGATTCAGCGTTCCAGGTCAAGGCAAAAGCATATTGAAGATCGCCTACATGGAGGAGATCGAGCTGCAAAGAGTGGAAGCTGTGATGGTATGCAAGATGGGATGCATAAGTCTAACCTTAAGACTGTGGGGTCAAACAGAGCTGCTGCATCATCATCTTCCGTGCTGTGTGATGATGTCCCAAACCGTGCTGAAACAACATCAGGTTCAGGTCAGGGTGGTGGTTTTTGTGCCATTCAAGGGAAGTCAACTGACTTCTTGAAGTGCGACAACAATCCTGAAGACCAAGGAGTTAAGTTAGATGGTTTCCCACCGCTGATTGTAGAGAACAAGATTATCTGTTCTGATAGCGATGTCGGGGTCAGTAACAACTGTTCTGTTAGAGATTCACCGGGTGTGCCacttctagatttctctaagccAAACACTGCAgatagtgtgtgccatcaaattCCTGAAACTCACTTATTGGTTGAGCCAAAAATACTTCAATTTGATGTTGCTGAATCAGTTTGTATGAATCCTTCCAGTGAACAAACAGGTCAGCAACAGGAATCTGGTCTGAAAAGTgaccatcttgatcttgcttttaCAAATATGTCAAGTGAAGACCCATCTTCTACCAGCTCTCAGGGACCTCATTCTATGGGAAGGTTGTTGCTTAATCATGTTAGGTCAGGACATTTGAACCATGACAGTGCATCAGTGGAGCAGCACCACAAATATACTTCAGAATGTGGCCATCCTGATCTTAGTATGCCTTCTCCAAATAAGAAACCATCTCCGACGTGTTCTGCTGAAGTACTGAATTCTACGGGTGAACCATTACTTCATAAGAATATAGAACATATTCCTGAAACCAATTCTTTGGGAAGAGCATACCCCAAGGTCAGCCAACCACTTAAAATAGATACATTGAAGAGTAATGAAACCAACTGTTCTGTGGTCAACTCACTGCTTGATAATGATACAATGCAGGTTGTTGAGGATACTGACAAACCGAAATCTCATGTCTCACCTCCATACAGTGGACCTTTGCAGCTACCTACCCAACTAGCTGATGCAAGGTTTGGGGCTCATACATCACCAGGAATATCACCGAACAGTTTGTTAGGGGCGGATGGCTGTAATCACCTTTCAAATTTGCAAAAAGATGACACAAATAGCCGATGCTCCCAAGGCAGATCTGCTGAGCTGCTTCCACCTCATAATTTTATTTCCATTTATGCTTGCCAATCAAGGTACTTGTCTTATAGAACACAAAGTAACGACAAACATTCCAATGGTGCTGCTGCTGTGAATGCCTCTAAATCTGCAGATAGTGAGTTATCTCAGGAACAGTATTTATTGGTCAGACCATCTTTGGAATTTAATGGAAGTATTTCAGATGTGGAAACTTCCTTGGGCCATCCTCCTCTGGGCATGCAAAATGAGATTCTCCAAGCAGACCCAGTATCTGACTCAATCAATTGCTCTTCAGGAAAATTGGGTGATGATGTTCATGTCAGCAAAGCCTGTGGTGGTTCTGCTGATAACAGAAAGAATGAATCTGTGGTTCCAAAAGTTAGCCCGATTAGTTCATCTAGAACCAGAGATAAGCAAGTAACAGAAAACAATGCTGTCGCTTCATCAGGAAAAAACAATGGAAAACTGGGACAAG GAAAAGAACAAGAGACCCCTGATGCTAAGGATGATGTGCAAGTAATTGCTGATTCATGCACAGCCGAAAACATTGAGAAAATGAAGTCTCCATGTACGCTAGAATCATGTGACAAGAACAACAAGCACAAAGAGGATAGAGGGCatgctcagaagaagtcagctgCAGATGGTTTCCAGATTAATGGGGGCATGCCATCCAAAAGAAAACGAATAAAGCGCCAAGACACTGTGCTTCCCAATTCTCAAGACACAAATCCATTATCTCCAAATCACCAAGATGGCATTGACACCCATGTGGTAACTGCAGAAAAAATTTCAGTGGAAACACAACCTTCTGGTCGTTACTTCCTAAGAAATTCAGGATTTGATCACTTCATGTTTCTCAAGTCTGAAACAAAGAATGATGCAGTGAACCACAGTATGTCAGTTGCAAGTGATGTTCAACAAAATGAGAATTCTTCTCCCAAGCTAAGAGATAGGTTCAGCCTATCTGAGGTTGCTCTCTGTAACTCTTCTAGTGCAAAGGCTTTATCACCTAATTTTAGTAATGGTATCAGCAGCAGGAATGTAGTTGAAGAAATGGACCTCCAAAACTATCAAGCACAGTTAGAAAATATTTTTGATGTTGCTGCAAGTTCTCCATTGGCTAGCAGCTCTATGGAACTCTGCAGTCAAGGG GAAAATACTTACTTACAAGGTGAGAGATTAAGTGTTGCTAATTCCAATGTGGAACATCCGCGGATGGCTCCTCAGATGGATGAAATATTGTCTGAGAGTGTGACACTGAATCCAGCAAATTATTTCAGCACTGATTCAACAAATATATTCCTGAGTTATGCATTGGATCAACATGGTAAACAGGCATCTGCTCCAGTTGCATTGTTTCATGAGGAATTAAGTTATGGCTCTGGCGTGGAAGTTGATAAGAAATTTAGAAGTGAAGATCTAACAGGACATTTGCTATCTGATGATACTACCCCAAGGCAAAAGGATGATGACTCTGTGGAATTTAATGATGCAATGCCACAATTTGAGAGCTTTGATTTTTCTCTTCCATTGGATAGCTCAACTACTGAAGAAAGTACATTTGGGAGCGTTCATGATTCCAGACAATTTGGTACATTTAATTCTGATACCTCTAATAAATATAAGATGAGCACAGTAAGTGGCATGCGTCAGCTATTGGCAACTATGTCAGGGAAAGCTGCAAACTGTTTGTTTAATGATGATGGAAGACAACACAGTGTAAGTATTGATGGCAGAATAACAGATATTTTTGGTTCAAGTGGATTGGGACATAAGGGTTCTTTCATTACTTCTGATGTTGTAGCGTCATGTTCCTCAAATACTGCCAACAAACAGGATAATGGTGAAAATCCATTGACCCCTTATGCTGAAAAGTATTGCGTGGGGAAACTTTCAGAAAAAAATAGATCTGTTTCAGAGCATATGGGTTCAATTCCTGAGCTTTTATGCTTCCGAATTGATGAAGACAGTGACATTGCAGAAGAAAATGATTACCGAGAGATATTACCTGGATCTGTAGGCAATCAGGGCCAATCTGGAAGAAAAGCACTTCAGGATATCACTGGACTATGTCAAAGCATTGGGGATCCTGCCTCTTATTCGATAGGTATGATTATGGATACAGGTGACACAGACATGACTGTAGAAACTTGCAGCAGCGAACTCAATCATGATCCAGATCTCAGGAACGATGGTGATAACAAGAAGCCTAAAGAAAGTTGTGCTTCTTTATTAAAAAAAGGAGGGAAAATGTCTCATTCCCTCCATAACAGATTAAGCAAGAGAGAAACAAGACAGAGTGAAGCAAATCCTGGCAAGCGCTCTAAGCCTAGCAATATTGTTGCTAATGTGGCATCTTTTATACCTCTTGTAAAGCCAAAGGTGCAACCTGCATGTG TGAAAAAAGATGTCAGAGTGAAGGCACTTGAGGCAGCTGAAGCTGCAAAACGTCTTGAAGAAAAGAAACGAAATGAACGTGAAATGCGCAAAGCAACAGCAAAATTAGAGCGTGAGAAACTGAAGCAAGAGAAAGAACTAAAGCAAAAACAGGAAGAGGAACAGAAGAAGAAAAGAGGTGCTGATGTGGCAACAAGGAAGAGGCAGAGGGATGAGGAGGAAAGGAGGGAAAAGGAGAGAAAAAAGAAATGCATTGAAGAAGCTCGAAAACAACAGACGCGACCTATGGAAAGAAAGCATGCCAACAATGACAAAGAAGCTCATCCAGAAGCTCAT GATAATAAGGAGCGGCAGAAGAATTTGGCTGAAGCGGTGAAAGTCCCGGTAAAAGTTGATGAAATGACAGGCCTTGGAGGAAAGGCCACTAACAGTCACAATGAAATGGTTGTGATAACCGATGAGAGGCCTAAAATTTTTGGATCTCATTGTCAGgaaaatatcccaaacagtatCGAGGAG TCATACATAATGACTCCATATAAAGattctgatgatgaggatgatgattttGAACATAAAGAGGAATCAAGGCGAAGAAGAAAATTGGTTCCTTCATGGGCTCG GGGAGAAAACTTGGAAAACATCTTATTATCCAATTATGTTTTGGACGTTAGAAAAATCTTTGCACGAAAATGCTCATCTGA
- the LOC136542054 gene encoding uncharacterized protein isoform X2, whose amino-acid sequence MEHLFMQAFESRDRVAAQVQQHADSYSRILACNLLAAGHQAPEWLIPSATLPQELNGKPIVLTGRQITTPAINRTVFLPLAVPSTLSTKSGDPNGYDAYQGTSCTALGTTNQHEEQQQEQASLTQELTESCTAAKLFSRIQRSRSRQKHIEDRLHGGDRAAKSGSCDGMQDGMHKSNLKTVGSNRAAASSSSVLCDDVPNRAETTSGSGQGGGFCAIQGKSTDFLKCDNNPEDQGVKLDGFPPLIVENKIICSDSDVGVSNNCSVRDSPGVPLLDFSKPNTADSVCHQIPETHLLVEPKILQFDVAESVCMNPSSEQTGQQQESGLKSDHLDLAFTNMSSEDPSSTSSQGPHSMGRLLLNHVRSGHLNHDSASVEQHHKYTSECGHPDLSMPSPNKKPSPTCSAEVLNSTGEPLLHKNIEHIPETNSLGRAYPKVVEDTDKPKSHVSPPYSGPLQLPTQLADARFGAHTSPGISPNSLLGADGCNHLSNLQKDDTNSRCSQGRSAELLPPHNFISIYACQSRYLSYRTQSNDKHSNGAAAVNASKSADSELSQEQYLLVRPSLEFNGSISDVETSLGHPPLGMQNEILQADPVSDSINCSSGKLGDDVHVSKACGGSADNRKNESVVPKVSPISSSRTRDKQVTENNAVASSGKNNGKLGQGKEQETPDAKDDVQVIADSCTAENIEKMKSPCTLESCDKNNKHKEDRGHAQKKSAADGFQINGGMPSKRKRIKRQDTVLPNSQDTNPLSPNHQDGIDTHVVTAEKISVETQPSGRYFLRNSGFDHFMFLKSETKNDAVNHSMSVASDVQQNENSSPKLRDRFSLSEVALCNSSSAKALSPNFSNGISSRNVVEEMDLQNYQAQLENIFDVAASSPLASSSMELCSQGENTYLQGERLSVANSNVEHPRMAPQMDEILSESVTLNPANYFSTDSTNIFLSYALDQHGKQASAPVALFHEELSYGSGVEVDKKFRSEDLTGHLLSDDTTPRQKDDDSVEFNDAMPQFESFDFSLPLDSSTTEESTFGSVHDSRQFGTFNSDTSNKYKMSTVSGMRQLLATMSGKAANCLFNDDGRQHSVSIDGRITDIFGSSGLGHKGSFITSDVVASCSSNTANKQDNGENPLTPYAEKYCVGKLSEKNRSVSEHMGSIPELLCFRIDEDSDIAEENDYREILPGSVGNQGQSGRKALQDITGLCQSIGDPASYSIGMIMDTGDTDMTVETCSSELNHDPDLRNDGDNKKPKESCASLLKKGGKMSHSLHNRLSKRETRQSEANPGKRSKPSNIVANVASFIPLVKPKVQPACVKKDVRVKALEAAEAAKRLEEKKRNEREMRKATAKLEREKLKQEKELKQKQEEEQKKKRGADVATRKRQRDEEERREKERKKKCIEEARKQQTRPMERKHANNDKEAHPEAHDNKERQKNLAEAVKVPVKVDEMTGLGGKATNSHNEMVVITDERPKIFGSHCQENIPNSIEESYIMTPYKDSDDEDDDFEHKEESRRRRKLVPSWARGENLENILLSNYVLDVRKIFARKCSSDLSETCPVHIPQRGFR is encoded by the exons ATGGAGCACCTGTTCATGCAGGCCTTCGAGAGCAGGGACCGGGTGGCCGCGCAGGTGCAGCAGCACGCCGACTCCTACTCCAGGATCCTCGCCTGCAACCTCCTCGCCGCCGGTCACCAGGCCCCGGAATGGCTCATCCCTTCCGCCACCCTGCCCCAAG AGTTGAATGGCAAACCAATTGTTCTGACTGGAAGACAGATTACAACACCAGCCATCAATAGGACTGTCTTTCTGCCTCTAGCTGTTCCTAGCACTTTGTCCACAAAGTCGGGGGATCCAAATGGATATGATGCCTACCAAGGCACTAGTTGCACTGCTCTGGGTACTACTAACCAACATGAAGAGCAGCAGCAAGAGCAGGCTTCGCTTACCCAGGAGCTTACTGAGTCTTGCACTGCAGCCAAATTGTTTTCAAGGATTCAGCGTTCCAGGTCAAGGCAAAAGCATATTGAAGATCGCCTACATGGAGGAGATCGAGCTGCAAAGAGTGGAAGCTGTGATGGTATGCAAGATGGGATGCATAAGTCTAACCTTAAGACTGTGGGGTCAAACAGAGCTGCTGCATCATCATCTTCCGTGCTGTGTGATGATGTCCCAAACCGTGCTGAAACAACATCAGGTTCAGGTCAGGGTGGTGGTTTTTGTGCCATTCAAGGGAAGTCAACTGACTTCTTGAAGTGCGACAACAATCCTGAAGACCAAGGAGTTAAGTTAGATGGTTTCCCACCGCTGATTGTAGAGAACAAGATTATCTGTTCTGATAGCGATGTCGGGGTCAGTAACAACTGTTCTGTTAGAGATTCACCGGGTGTGCCacttctagatttctctaagccAAACACTGCAgatagtgtgtgccatcaaattCCTGAAACTCACTTATTGGTTGAGCCAAAAATACTTCAATTTGATGTTGCTGAATCAGTTTGTATGAATCCTTCCAGTGAACAAACAGGTCAGCAACAGGAATCTGGTCTGAAAAGTgaccatcttgatcttgcttttaCAAATATGTCAAGTGAAGACCCATCTTCTACCAGCTCTCAGGGACCTCATTCTATGGGAAGGTTGTTGCTTAATCATGTTAGGTCAGGACATTTGAACCATGACAGTGCATCAGTGGAGCAGCACCACAAATATACTTCAGAATGTGGCCATCCTGATCTTAGTATGCCTTCTCCAAATAAGAAACCATCTCCGACGTGTTCTGCTGAAGTACTGAATTCTACGGGTGAACCATTACTTCATAAGAATATAGAACATATTCCTGAAACCAATTCTTTGGGAAGAGCATACCCCAAG GTTGTTGAGGATACTGACAAACCGAAATCTCATGTCTCACCTCCATACAGTGGACCTTTGCAGCTACCTACCCAACTAGCTGATGCAAGGTTTGGGGCTCATACATCACCAGGAATATCACCGAACAGTTTGTTAGGGGCGGATGGCTGTAATCACCTTTCAAATTTGCAAAAAGATGACACAAATAGCCGATGCTCCCAAGGCAGATCTGCTGAGCTGCTTCCACCTCATAATTTTATTTCCATTTATGCTTGCCAATCAAGGTACTTGTCTTATAGAACACAAAGTAACGACAAACATTCCAATGGTGCTGCTGCTGTGAATGCCTCTAAATCTGCAGATAGTGAGTTATCTCAGGAACAGTATTTATTGGTCAGACCATCTTTGGAATTTAATGGAAGTATTTCAGATGTGGAAACTTCCTTGGGCCATCCTCCTCTGGGCATGCAAAATGAGATTCTCCAAGCAGACCCAGTATCTGACTCAATCAATTGCTCTTCAGGAAAATTGGGTGATGATGTTCATGTCAGCAAAGCCTGTGGTGGTTCTGCTGATAACAGAAAGAATGAATCTGTGGTTCCAAAAGTTAGCCCGATTAGTTCATCTAGAACCAGAGATAAGCAAGTAACAGAAAACAATGCTGTCGCTTCATCAGGAAAAAACAATGGAAAACTGGGACAAG GAAAAGAACAAGAGACCCCTGATGCTAAGGATGATGTGCAAGTAATTGCTGATTCATGCACAGCCGAAAACATTGAGAAAATGAAGTCTCCATGTACGCTAGAATCATGTGACAAGAACAACAAGCACAAAGAGGATAGAGGGCatgctcagaagaagtcagctgCAGATGGTTTCCAGATTAATGGGGGCATGCCATCCAAAAGAAAACGAATAAAGCGCCAAGACACTGTGCTTCCCAATTCTCAAGACACAAATCCATTATCTCCAAATCACCAAGATGGCATTGACACCCATGTGGTAACTGCAGAAAAAATTTCAGTGGAAACACAACCTTCTGGTCGTTACTTCCTAAGAAATTCAGGATTTGATCACTTCATGTTTCTCAAGTCTGAAACAAAGAATGATGCAGTGAACCACAGTATGTCAGTTGCAAGTGATGTTCAACAAAATGAGAATTCTTCTCCCAAGCTAAGAGATAGGTTCAGCCTATCTGAGGTTGCTCTCTGTAACTCTTCTAGTGCAAAGGCTTTATCACCTAATTTTAGTAATGGTATCAGCAGCAGGAATGTAGTTGAAGAAATGGACCTCCAAAACTATCAAGCACAGTTAGAAAATATTTTTGATGTTGCTGCAAGTTCTCCATTGGCTAGCAGCTCTATGGAACTCTGCAGTCAAGGG GAAAATACTTACTTACAAGGTGAGAGATTAAGTGTTGCTAATTCCAATGTGGAACATCCGCGGATGGCTCCTCAGATGGATGAAATATTGTCTGAGAGTGTGACACTGAATCCAGCAAATTATTTCAGCACTGATTCAACAAATATATTCCTGAGTTATGCATTGGATCAACATGGTAAACAGGCATCTGCTCCAGTTGCATTGTTTCATGAGGAATTAAGTTATGGCTCTGGCGTGGAAGTTGATAAGAAATTTAGAAGTGAAGATCTAACAGGACATTTGCTATCTGATGATACTACCCCAAGGCAAAAGGATGATGACTCTGTGGAATTTAATGATGCAATGCCACAATTTGAGAGCTTTGATTTTTCTCTTCCATTGGATAGCTCAACTACTGAAGAAAGTACATTTGGGAGCGTTCATGATTCCAGACAATTTGGTACATTTAATTCTGATACCTCTAATAAATATAAGATGAGCACAGTAAGTGGCATGCGTCAGCTATTGGCAACTATGTCAGGGAAAGCTGCAAACTGTTTGTTTAATGATGATGGAAGACAACACAGTGTAAGTATTGATGGCAGAATAACAGATATTTTTGGTTCAAGTGGATTGGGACATAAGGGTTCTTTCATTACTTCTGATGTTGTAGCGTCATGTTCCTCAAATACTGCCAACAAACAGGATAATGGTGAAAATCCATTGACCCCTTATGCTGAAAAGTATTGCGTGGGGAAACTTTCAGAAAAAAATAGATCTGTTTCAGAGCATATGGGTTCAATTCCTGAGCTTTTATGCTTCCGAATTGATGAAGACAGTGACATTGCAGAAGAAAATGATTACCGAGAGATATTACCTGGATCTGTAGGCAATCAGGGCCAATCTGGAAGAAAAGCACTTCAGGATATCACTGGACTATGTCAAAGCATTGGGGATCCTGCCTCTTATTCGATAGGTATGATTATGGATACAGGTGACACAGACATGACTGTAGAAACTTGCAGCAGCGAACTCAATCATGATCCAGATCTCAGGAACGATGGTGATAACAAGAAGCCTAAAGAAAGTTGTGCTTCTTTATTAAAAAAAGGAGGGAAAATGTCTCATTCCCTCCATAACAGATTAAGCAAGAGAGAAACAAGACAGAGTGAAGCAAATCCTGGCAAGCGCTCTAAGCCTAGCAATATTGTTGCTAATGTGGCATCTTTTATACCTCTTGTAAAGCCAAAGGTGCAACCTGCATGTG TGAAAAAAGATGTCAGAGTGAAGGCACTTGAGGCAGCTGAAGCTGCAAAACGTCTTGAAGAAAAGAAACGAAATGAACGTGAAATGCGCAAAGCAACAGCAAAATTAGAGCGTGAGAAACTGAAGCAAGAGAAAGAACTAAAGCAAAAACAGGAAGAGGAACAGAAGAAGAAAAGAGGTGCTGATGTGGCAACAAGGAAGAGGCAGAGGGATGAGGAGGAAAGGAGGGAAAAGGAGAGAAAAAAGAAATGCATTGAAGAAGCTCGAAAACAACAGACGCGACCTATGGAAAGAAAGCATGCCAACAATGACAAAGAAGCTCATCCAGAAGCTCAT GATAATAAGGAGCGGCAGAAGAATTTGGCTGAAGCGGTGAAAGTCCCGGTAAAAGTTGATGAAATGACAGGCCTTGGAGGAAAGGCCACTAACAGTCACAATGAAATGGTTGTGATAACCGATGAGAGGCCTAAAATTTTTGGATCTCATTGTCAGgaaaatatcccaaacagtatCGAGGAG TCATACATAATGACTCCATATAAAGattctgatgatgaggatgatgattttGAACATAAAGAGGAATCAAGGCGAAGAAGAAAATTGGTTCCTTCATGGGCTCG GGGAGAAAACTTGGAAAACATCTTATTATCCAATTATGTTTTGGACGTTAGAAAAATCTTTGCACGAAAATGCTCATCTGA